From the Daucus carota subsp. sativus chromosome 8, DH1 v3.0, whole genome shotgun sequence genome, one window contains:
- the LOC108197616 gene encoding non-specific lipid transfer protein GPI-anchored 7 has product MVCAMLQKSDNWRIYIAHLKAPAISLYYRNTIYKEFTNGRCLRRMNCRMVAAAVLLVVVMGCMRVSEGQELPACATNVVPCMDFLNLTTKPPASCCDPLSRAVVKQLSCLCNLYTTPSFFESYSINFTLAIRLPSLCGISTDLTTCLGGGKNGTTSPIPASLAPPGNNEDDNSTKNNVANSSENIAHRNELSVLLLSLLLLWVSSSVNLV; this is encoded by the exons ATGGTGTGCGCCATGTTGCAGAAATCAGACAATTGGCGCATATATATAGCACACTTGAAAGCACCAGCCATTAGCTTGTATTACAGAAACACaatatataaagaatttacCAATGGGAGGTGTTTAAGGAGGATGAATTGCAGAATGGTGGCTGCGGCAGTACTGCTGGTGGTGGTGATGGGCTGTATGAGGGTGAGTGAAGGGCAAGAACTTCCGGCATGCGCCACAAATGTGGTGCCATGCATGGATTTTCTGAACCTGACCACAAAGCCACCGGCTTCTTGTTGCGATCCACTCTCCAGAGCAGTTGTGAAACAGCTTTCGTGCCTCTGCAATCTCTACACAACTCCTTCCTTTTTTGAATCTTACTCTATCAACTTTACTCTAGCAATTCGTCTGCCTTCTCTCTGTGGTATCTCCACTGATCTCACTACTTGCCTAG GTGGTGGCAAAAATGGAACGACTTCACCCATCCCAGCATCGTTAG CACCACCAGGGAACAACGAGGATGACAACTCAACAAAAAACAATGTTGCAAACTCATCGGAAAACATCGCCCACAGGAATGAATTGAGTGTGTTATTACTAAGCCTACTCTTGCTTTGGGTTTCATCATCGGTTAATCTTGTTTAG